A stretch of the Flavobacterium sp. 5 genome encodes the following:
- a CDS encoding glutamine--tRNA ligase/YqeY domain fusion protein: MASEEKSLHFIEQIIEDSLTNGFPQDKLRFRFPPEPNGYLHIGHAKSICLNFGLGLKYNAPVNLRFDDTNPAKEEQEYVDAIKEDLKWLGFNWSEELYSSDYFQQLYEWAVAMIKNGKAYVDSQSSEDMAIQKGTPTQPGVDGPYRNRSVEENLTLFEGMKNGDFPEGSHVLRAKIDMASTNMLMRDPLMYRILHRHHHRTGNDWNIYPMYDYAHGESDYVESISHSICTLEFVMHRELYDWFLDQIYDENQVRPHQYEFARLNLNYTVMSKRKLLQLVQENIVNGWDDPRMPTISGLRRRGYTATAIRKFCDVIGVAKRENIIDVSLLDFCLREDLNKTAPRVMAVLDPVKVVITNYPEGKEELLDAENNQEDESAGFRKVPFSRELYIEREDFLEVAPAKFFRLSIGNEVRLKNGYIIKGEGVTKDANGVITEIQVTYDTDSLSGSGSEASKRKVAGTLHWVSIPHAVEAEVRLYDRLFIDEAPDSHKEKGFLDFMNTESLQIVKGFVEPSLATAVNGDHFQFQRLGYFVVDKDTTNSKLVFNKTVGLKDAWEEKGKKEENSINNSLKDINKYFKVATREERIAIREAIGETLAGISNYSLLQNSFRKNINNNKSSLLFANLILKYSVLKATDFDKEDLTKLYFMSLRSESTYVRSRAILNLTNLEYNFDFVNSFKEEVLKLKANPSKSTSERELEFIENFLTK; encoded by the coding sequence ATGGCATCAGAAGAGAAATCACTTCATTTTATTGAACAAATTATAGAAGACAGTTTAACTAACGGTTTTCCACAAGATAAATTACGCTTTCGTTTTCCACCAGAACCTAATGGATATTTACATATTGGGCATGCTAAATCTATCTGTCTTAATTTCGGTTTAGGTTTAAAATACAATGCACCAGTTAACTTACGTTTTGATGATACCAATCCAGCAAAAGAAGAGCAGGAATACGTTGATGCTATTAAAGAAGATCTTAAATGGTTAGGATTCAATTGGTCTGAAGAATTATATTCATCTGATTATTTTCAACAATTATATGAATGGGCGGTTGCGATGATTAAAAACGGTAAAGCCTATGTTGATAGTCAATCTTCTGAAGATATGGCTATTCAAAAAGGTACTCCAACACAACCTGGTGTTGATGGACCATATAGAAATCGTTCTGTTGAAGAAAATTTAACGCTGTTTGAAGGAATGAAAAACGGTGATTTTCCAGAAGGAAGTCATGTTTTAAGAGCTAAAATTGATATGGCTTCGACTAATATGTTGATGCGTGATCCTTTGATGTACAGAATATTACACCGTCATCATCATCGTACAGGAAATGATTGGAATATTTATCCAATGTATGATTATGCGCATGGTGAAAGTGATTATGTGGAATCCATTTCACATTCTATTTGTACACTTGAATTTGTAATGCACCGTGAATTATACGATTGGTTTTTAGATCAAATTTATGATGAAAATCAAGTACGTCCACATCAATATGAATTCGCTCGTTTGAATTTGAATTATACAGTTATGAGTAAGCGTAAGCTCTTGCAATTGGTACAGGAAAATATCGTAAATGGTTGGGATGATCCAAGAATGCCTACCATTTCAGGATTAAGAAGACGTGGGTATACAGCAACTGCAATTCGTAAATTTTGTGATGTAATTGGTGTTGCTAAACGTGAAAATATCATTGATGTTTCTCTTTTAGATTTCTGTTTAAGAGAAGATTTAAACAAAACTGCTCCAAGAGTAATGGCTGTTTTGGACCCTGTAAAAGTGGTTATTACAAACTATCCAGAAGGAAAAGAAGAGCTTTTGGATGCTGAAAATAACCAAGAAGATGAATCTGCAGGTTTTAGAAAAGTGCCATTTTCTAGAGAATTATACATAGAAAGAGAAGACTTTTTAGAAGTCGCTCCAGCTAAATTTTTCCGTTTAAGTATCGGAAATGAAGTGCGTCTTAAAAATGGTTATATCATTAAAGGTGAAGGTGTTACTAAAGATGCTAACGGAGTTATTACCGAAATTCAAGTCACATATGATACTGATTCTTTGAGCGGAAGTGGGAGTGAAGCTAGTAAACGTAAAGTAGCGGGAACGTTACATTGGGTTTCTATTCCACATGCAGTTGAAGCCGAAGTTCGTTTGTATGATCGCTTGTTTATTGATGAAGCTCCAGACAGTCATAAAGAAAAAGGTTTCTTAGATTTTATGAATACTGAATCTTTACAAATCGTAAAAGGTTTTGTAGAACCAAGTTTAGCTACAGCTGTTAATGGAGATCATTTTCAATTTCAACGTTTGGGTTATTTTGTTGTTGATAAAGATACAACTAACTCAAAATTAGTGTTTAATAAGACTGTTGGTCTTAAAGATGCTTGGGAAGAAAAAGGAAAAAAAGAAGAAAATAGTATTAATAATTCTTTAAAAGATATCAATAAATACTTTAAAGTTGCTACTAGAGAAGAACGTATTGCAATTAGAGAAGCAATAGGGGAGACTTTGGCAGGAATTTCTAATTACAGTTTATTGCAAAATTCTTTCAGAAAAAACATCAATAACAATAAGAGTTCATTATTGTTTGCAAATTTGATTTTGAAATATTCAGTTTTAAAAGCTACAGATTTTGATAAAGAAGATTTGACTAAATTGTATTTTATGTCACTTCGAAGCGAATCTACTTATGTTCGTTCAAGAGCAATTTTAAATTTAACCAATTTAGAATACAATTTTGATTTTGTAAATTCTTTTAAAGAGGAAGTTTTAAAACTAAAAGCCAATCCTTCCAAAAGTACTTCAGAAAGAGAATTGGAATTTATTGAAAATTTTCTAACAAAATAA
- the gltX gene encoding glutamate--tRNA ligase — MSKPVRVRFAPSPTGPLHIGGVRTALFNYLFAKKNGGTFYLRIEDTDQNRFVPGAEEYIMEALEWLGIDPEETVDKNEKFGPYRQSERKHLYKQYADQLIESGNAYYAFDTAEALDSHRKQHEAEGKTFIYNHHNREKLDTSLVISKEETDRRIANNEDYVIRFKTPVNETLHLQDIIRGEVKFETSLLDDKVLFKGDGMPTYHLANIVDDHLMETSHVIRGEEWLPSMPLHVMLYRAFGWDAPEFAHLPLILKPIGNGKLSKRDGDKMGFPVFPLEWKTEEGVSSGYREKGFFPETVINFLALLGWNDGTEQELFSLDELVQRFDLNRVHKSGAKFDPEKNKWFNHQYLIKTEDSVLAEEFIKIIELKNLNRYFSLIEMTKIVSLIKERADFVSDFWEMSDFFFIAPTSYDEKASKNWKAETPALMQELISVLEEISDFTSLNIETIVKDWMTKNEIGMGKVMQPFRLSLVGALKGPHLFDIVEVIGRQETVSRLQKAITTL, encoded by the coding sequence ATGTCTAAACCAGTTCGTGTGCGTTTTGCACCAAGTCCCACAGGACCTTTACATATTGGCGGAGTACGTACCGCTTTATTTAATTATTTGTTTGCTAAAAAAAATGGAGGAACTTTCTATTTGCGTATTGAAGATACAGACCAAAATAGATTTGTTCCAGGAGCCGAAGAATATATAATGGAAGCTTTGGAGTGGTTAGGAATTGATCCGGAAGAAACAGTGGATAAGAATGAAAAATTTGGACCTTACAGGCAAAGTGAAAGAAAACATTTGTACAAACAATATGCTGATCAATTGATTGAATCAGGTAATGCATATTATGCTTTTGATACTGCAGAAGCTTTGGATTCGCATAGAAAACAACACGAAGCTGAAGGTAAAACATTTATTTACAATCATCACAATCGTGAAAAATTAGATACTTCATTAGTAATTTCAAAAGAAGAAACTGATAGAAGAATAGCTAATAATGAGGATTATGTTATTCGTTTTAAAACTCCGGTTAATGAGACTTTGCATTTGCAGGACATTATTCGTGGAGAAGTAAAATTTGAAACCAGTCTTTTGGATGATAAAGTATTATTTAAAGGTGATGGAATGCCAACCTATCACTTAGCGAATATTGTTGATGACCATTTAATGGAAACATCACATGTAATTCGCGGTGAAGAATGGTTGCCATCTATGCCCTTACACGTAATGTTGTACAGAGCTTTTGGTTGGGATGCACCTGAATTTGCACATCTACCTTTGATTTTAAAACCAATTGGAAACGGTAAATTATCTAAAAGAGATGGAGATAAAATGGGATTCCCTGTATTTCCTTTAGAGTGGAAAACAGAAGAAGGGGTTTCATCAGGATACAGAGAAAAAGGATTTTTCCCTGAAACGGTTATCAACTTCTTAGCTTTATTAGGTTGGAACGATGGAACTGAACAAGAATTGTTTTCTTTGGATGAATTAGTTCAAAGGTTTGATTTAAATAGAGTTCATAAATCAGGAGCTAAATTTGATCCAGAAAAAAACAAATGGTTCAATCACCAGTATTTAATAAAAACTGAAGATTCAGTACTGGCAGAAGAGTTCATTAAAATTATCGAATTAAAAAATCTGAACCGTTATTTCTCATTAATTGAAATGACCAAAATTGTTTCCTTAATAAAAGAAAGAGCAGATTTTGTTTCTGATTTTTGGGAAATGAGCGACTTCTTTTTTATTGCTCCAACATCTTATGATGAAAAAGCATCTAAGAATTGGAAAGCTGAAACACCAGCTTTAATGCAGGAATTGATTTCGGTACTAGAAGAAATAAGTGATTTTACTTCTCTAAATATTGAAACAATAGTAAAAGATTGGATGACTAAAAATGAAATTGGAATGGGTAAAGTAATGCAACCTTTCCGATTGAGTTTGGTTGGAGCTCTTAAAGGTCCTCACCTATTTGACATTGTCGAAGTTATTGGCAGACAAGAAACAGTTTCAAGATTACAAAAAGCAATTACAACTTTATAA
- the folB gene encoding dihydroneopterin aldolase: MGTIKLKNIRTFSYHGCLIEEGKIGSDYSVDLEIKTNLKQSSESDNLKDTVDYVHLNKIVVEEMAIRSNLLEHVAKRIINRALLELETVSKIKVSVSKINPPIGGDVEAVTIEMEEERYISL; encoded by the coding sequence ATGGGAACAATAAAATTAAAAAATATCCGCACTTTTTCTTATCACGGCTGTTTAATTGAAGAAGGAAAAATAGGTTCAGATTATAGTGTTGATTTGGAAATTAAAACCAATTTGAAACAATCATCAGAGTCTGATAACTTAAAAGATACTGTAGATTATGTTCATTTGAATAAAATAGTTGTCGAAGAAATGGCTATTCGTTCCAACTTATTAGAGCATGTAGCTAAAAGAATTATAAATAGAGCTCTATTAGAACTTGAAACAGTATCAAAAATAAAAGTTTCCGTATCAAAAATAAACCCTCCTATTGGTGGTGATGTTGAAGCTGTTACCATAGAAATGGAAGAAGAACGCTATATCAGTTTGTAG
- the mnmG gene encoding tRNA uridine-5-carboxymethylaminomethyl(34) synthesis enzyme MnmG, with amino-acid sequence MFLEEYDVIVVGAGHAGSEAAASAANLGSKTLLVTMSLQNIAQMSCNPAMGGIAKGQIVREIDALGGYSGIVSDRTAIQFKMLNKSKGPAMWSPRVQSDRMRFAEEWRMMLEGTQNLDFYQEMVKGLIIENGKIKGIKTSLGVEIRSKSVVLTNGTFLNGLIHIGEKQFGGGRAGESAAYGITEDLIKAGFEAGRMKTGTPPRVDGRSLDYSKMNEEKGDARPDKFSYSDLTKPLVIQKSCHMTYTSNEVHNILREGFDRSPMFNGRIKSLGPRYCPSIEDKINRFADKERHQLFVEPEGWNTCEVYVNGFSTSLPEDIQFKALRSVVGFENVKFFRPGYAIEYDYFPPTQLKHTLETKLVEGLYFAGQINGTTGYEEAASQGLMAGINAHLKVHEQAPLILKRDEAYIGVLIDDLITKGTEEPYRMFTSRAEYRTLLRQDNADFRLTPLSYEIGLASEARLRRMEHKLNESEKMVAFFKETSVSVAETNPILEEKETALITQGDKMFKVFSRPQIDLEDIMKFEKVKEYVASNNLDQEILEQAEIQVKYSGYIEKERNNADKLTRLEDVKIPENFDYNKIKSMSIEAKQKLSKIRPVTISQASRISGVSPSDVSVLLIYMGR; translated from the coding sequence ATGTTTTTAGAAGAGTATGATGTAATTGTGGTGGGAGCGGGTCACGCTGGTTCTGAAGCTGCGGCCTCGGCGGCAAATTTGGGTTCCAAAACTTTGCTCGTGACAATGAGTTTACAAAACATTGCACAGATGTCTTGCAATCCTGCCATGGGTGGAATTGCGAAAGGACAAATAGTTCGTGAGATTGATGCGCTTGGTGGCTACTCTGGAATTGTTTCGGACAGAACGGCGATTCAATTCAAGATGCTGAACAAATCAAAAGGCCCAGCGATGTGGTCTCCGCGAGTTCAAAGTGACCGTATGCGTTTTGCTGAAGAATGGAGAATGATGTTAGAGGGAACTCAAAATTTGGATTTTTACCAAGAAATGGTGAAAGGTTTGATAATTGAAAATGGAAAGATAAAAGGAATCAAAACTTCGTTAGGGGTGGAGATTCGTTCTAAATCTGTTGTTTTGACGAATGGTACTTTTTTGAATGGTTTGATTCATATTGGTGAAAAACAATTTGGAGGAGGTCGTGCTGGTGAAAGTGCTGCATATGGAATTACCGAAGATTTAATTAAAGCGGGTTTTGAAGCTGGAAGAATGAAAACAGGAACACCTCCAAGAGTGGACGGCCGTTCTTTAGATTATTCTAAAATGAATGAAGAAAAAGGAGATGCTCGTCCAGATAAATTTTCATACTCCGATTTAACGAAACCTTTGGTGATTCAAAAATCATGTCATATGACATACACTTCGAATGAAGTGCATAATATTTTGAGAGAAGGTTTTGATCGTTCTCCAATGTTTAATGGAAGAATAAAAAGTTTAGGTCCGAGATATTGTCCCTCGATTGAAGATAAAATCAATCGTTTTGCTGATAAGGAACGTCATCAGTTATTTGTTGAGCCAGAAGGGTGGAATACTTGCGAGGTTTATGTAAATGGTTTTTCAACTTCGTTGCCAGAGGATATTCAATTTAAAGCATTGCGTTCGGTTGTAGGTTTTGAGAATGTGAAATTCTTTCGTCCGGGTTATGCAATCGAATATGATTATTTCCCGCCAACACAATTGAAACACACACTTGAAACAAAATTGGTTGAAGGTTTGTATTTTGCTGGACAAATAAACGGAACGACAGGATATGAAGAAGCAGCGTCTCAAGGTTTGATGGCTGGGATTAATGCACATTTAAAAGTGCACGAACAAGCTCCATTAATTTTGAAAAGAGATGAGGCTTATATCGGAGTTCTAATTGATGACTTAATTACGAAAGGAACGGAAGAACCATATCGTATGTTTACTTCTCGTGCAGAATACAGAACATTATTGCGTCAAGATAATGCTGATTTCAGATTAACACCATTATCATATGAAATTGGTTTGGCTTCTGAAGCGCGTTTGCGAAGAATGGAACATAAATTGAATGAATCTGAAAAAATGGTAGCTTTTTTCAAAGAGACTAGTGTATCGGTTGCAGAAACAAATCCAATTCTTGAAGAAAAGGAAACAGCTTTAATCACTCAAGGTGATAAAATGTTTAAGGTGTTTTCCAGACCGCAAATCGATTTGGAAGATATCATGAAATTTGAAAAGGTTAAAGAATATGTTGCATCCAATAATCTAGATCAAGAGATTTTAGAGCAAGCTGAGATTCAAGTTAAATATTCTGGTTATATCGAAAAGGAAAGAAACAATGCTGATAAGCTAACTCGTTTGGAAGATGTAAAGATTCCTGAAAATTTTGATTATAATAAAATCAAATCGATGTCGATTGAAGCAAAACAAAAGTTAAGCAAAATTCGTCCAGTAACAATTTCTCAGGCTTCCAGAATAAGTGGAGTTTCACCAAGTGACGTTTCTGTGCTTTTAATTTATATGGGAAGATAA
- a CDS encoding YtxH domain-containing protein, with amino-acid sequence MSNNTGSTIVAILVGVTIGAGLGILFAPDKGSKTREKIKDGFDDVKNNLNDKLHEVSEKLMGKGVLGKDDIDRHYDSIVNNLSDKTEDVVTYLENKLAELKEKNVKFQS; translated from the coding sequence ATGTCAAATAATACAGGAAGTACAATTGTAGCTATTTTAGTTGGTGTAACGATAGGAGCAGGGCTTGGAATTTTATTTGCCCCGGACAAAGGTTCTAAAACCAGAGAAAAAATTAAAGATGGTTTTGATGATGTAAAAAACAATCTTAATGATAAACTGCATGAAGTTTCAGAAAAGTTAATGGGCAAAGGTGTATTGGGTAAAGATGATATTGATCGTCATTACGATAGCATCGTAAATAATTTAAGTGATAAAACTGAAGATGTAGTTACTTATTTGGAAAACAAATTGGCCGAACTTAAAGAAAAAAATGTTAAATTTCAGTCATAA
- a CDS encoding DUF6327 family protein: MENKKYSSYAEIDRDLEILKLEQQISYQKVVLGIQKTRDSITPENIINGFLAPYKESIPNPFRSILQTIVPYLISYFLNNKKGF; the protein is encoded by the coding sequence ATGGAAAACAAAAAGTATTCTTCCTACGCAGAAATTGATCGTGATTTAGAGATCTTAAAATTAGAGCAACAAATTAGCTATCAAAAAGTAGTTTTAGGTATTCAAAAAACTAGAGACTCCATTACACCTGAAAACATAATCAATGGATTTTTAGCTCCTTATAAAGAAAGTATTCCAAATCCATTTAGGTCTATTTTACAAACAATAGTTCCTTATCTTATTAGTTATTTTTTAAATAATAAAAAAGGATTTTAA
- a CDS encoding LysE family translocator → MINDILTGIPWGVLLSFMIGPVFFILLETSIIKGFRAAIVFDLGVVLGDVFFIVIAYLGSYRLIQSLNDNSSLFIFGGFIMMAYGFISFIGTKKEKKINTKTIDNEIIKKNYVGLFFKGFFLNIINIGVLGFWLAVIISVGPKLEMETSRVITFFISVILTYLGIDCIKISLAKQLKHKMTPTNIYKIKRGISIVLMIFGFALIFQGCFPEEKQMVKKAFEKIEK, encoded by the coding sequence ATGATAAACGATATTTTGACAGGTATTCCATGGGGAGTATTATTAAGTTTTATGATTGGCCCGGTATTTTTTATTTTACTTGAAACAAGTATTATTAAAGGATTTAGAGCCGCTATAGTTTTTGATTTAGGTGTAGTTTTAGGAGATGTTTTTTTTATAGTTATTGCTTATCTAGGAAGTTATAGACTTATTCAAAGTCTAAATGATAATTCCTCTTTATTTATTTTTGGAGGATTTATTATGATGGCTTATGGTTTTATTTCTTTCATTGGAACAAAAAAGGAGAAGAAAATAAATACCAAAACAATAGATAATGAGATTATAAAAAAGAATTACGTTGGACTTTTTTTCAAAGGTTTTTTTCTAAATATCATCAATATTGGCGTTTTGGGTTTTTGGCTGGCAGTAATTATTTCTGTGGGTCCAAAATTAGAAATGGAAACCTCAAGAGTGATTACATTTTTCATTTCAGTAATTCTTACATATCTGGGTATAGATTGTATAAAAATATCGTTGGCAAAGCAATTAAAACATAAAATGACACCAACCAATATTTATAAAATTAAAAGAGGAATAAGCATTGTTTTAATGATTTTTGGTTTTGCATTAATCTTTCAAGGCTGCTTTCCAGAAGAAAAACAAATGGTAAAAAAAGCATTTGAGAAAATAGAGAAATAA
- the ybeY gene encoding rRNA maturation RNase YbeY: MINFNYESEFTLENEEAIASWLSDVIVSENKTEGEISYIFCDDEYLHKINLEYLNHDTLTDIISFDYTMGNEISGDIFVSVERVLDNSKDYNTSFDDELKRVLVHGVLHYCGYKDKGEAEEALMRSKEDEKIAMFHVEQ; this comes from the coding sequence ATGATCAATTTTAATTACGAATCAGAATTCACTTTAGAGAACGAAGAGGCAATTGCTTCTTGGTTAAGTGATGTAATAGTTTCTGAAAACAAAACAGAAGGCGAAATAAGTTATATCTTTTGTGATGATGAATACCTTCACAAGATTAACCTTGAATACCTTAATCACGATACACTAACAGATATAATCAGTTTCGATTACACTATGGGTAACGAAATCAGCGGTGATATTTTTGTCTCAGTTGAGAGGGTATTAGATAATTCAAAAGATTATAACACCAGTTTTGATGATGAATTAAAACGTGTTTTGGTTCATGGAGTTTTACACTACTGTGGATACAAGGACAAAGGAGAAGCTGAAGAAGCTTTAATGCGCAGTAAAGAAGATGAAAAAATAGCTATGTTTCACGTGGAACAGTAG
- a CDS encoding competence protein produces MAFDKIKENSEDIQNQVQAYFEKSVSYYKLWGFKVAMKSTTMILKFALILLCFSMVLLFGSVATALAIGNYFDSYAIGFLSVAGMYLVVTFLLFLVKDKVIEGPILEKFSEIFFND; encoded by the coding sequence ATGGCATTTGATAAAATAAAAGAAAATTCAGAAGATATTCAAAACCAAGTGCAAGCTTATTTTGAAAAATCTGTTTCGTATTATAAATTATGGGGTTTCAAGGTTGCAATGAAATCAACAACCATGATTTTAAAGTTTGCTTTGATTTTATTGTGCTTTAGTATGGTTTTATTATTTGGATCAGTTGCTACAGCTTTGGCTATTGGTAATTATTTTGATAGTTATGCTATAGGTTTTCTTTCTGTTGCTGGAATGTACTTAGTTGTAACTTTCCTTTTATTTTTAGTAAAAGACAAAGTTATTGAAGGACCAATTTTAGAAAAATTCTCAGAAATCTTTTTTAATGATTAA
- a CDS encoding head GIN domain-containing protein, which translates to MKRIILIGFVFISQLTFSQTSIELKDFDEVKTFDKLNVTLVASTENKAVITGTSQSKVEVVNKNGLLKIRMPLTKIMSGDEAKVTLYFKKIQSIDANEGSSVFCADIFKQTTLNVSTQEGAKITVVLDVEKATIKAYSGGIIKVIGKAVTQSVLINSGGIVEAGDLETSQTTVSLSAGGNADVRASSLVDAKVKAGGTVTIYGKPKEIRQETFMGGTIVQKD; encoded by the coding sequence ATGAAGCGAATAATTTTAATAGGTTTCGTATTTATATCACAATTAACTTTTAGTCAAACAAGTATAGAACTTAAGGATTTTGATGAAGTAAAAACATTTGACAAACTAAATGTTACTTTAGTTGCTTCTACTGAAAATAAAGCAGTAATTACTGGAACAAGTCAGAGTAAGGTAGAAGTTGTTAATAAGAATGGTCTTTTGAAAATAAGAATGCCGTTGACTAAAATTATGTCTGGAGATGAAGCAAAAGTCACATTATATTTCAAGAAAATTCAGAGTATTGATGCTAATGAAGGCAGTAGTGTATTTTGCGCAGATATTTTCAAACAAACTACTCTTAATGTTTCAACACAAGAAGGAGCAAAGATTACAGTTGTATTAGATGTCGAAAAAGCAACAATTAAAGCGTATTCTGGAGGAATTATTAAAGTTATAGGTAAAGCAGTCACTCAATCGGTTTTGATTAATTCTGGAGGAATTGTAGAAGCAGGTGATTTAGAAACCTCTCAAACTACTGTAAGTTTATCAGCTGGAGGTAACGCAGATGTAAGAGCCAGTTCTCTAGTTGATGCAAAAGTAAAAGCTGGTGGTACAGTAACTATTTATGGAAAACCAAAAGAAATAAGACAAGAAACTTTTATGGGTGGAACTATTGTTCAGAAAGATTAA